In one Microbacterium invictum genomic region, the following are encoded:
- a CDS encoding alpha-N-arabinofuranosidase: MIRAHLTIDPHFTVGAINRRLFGSFVEHLGRCVYDGIYEPGHPSADEEGFRTDVIELVRELGVSAIRYPGGNFVSGYRWEDGVGPRADRPRRLDLAWHSTETNEIGLDEFASWTAKVDGELMYAVNLGTRGVLEALDVLEYANLRSGTRLSDQRVANGHPEPHDVRMWCLGNEMDGPWQLGYSTAENYAQLAATTARAMRQFDPDLELVVCGSSGAGMPTFGEWERIVLEQTYENVDYISCHAYYEPEGDDLASFLASGVDMDRFIEAVVATADHVKALKRSDKTIDISFDEWNVWYQSRYNDVDKITDVADWPVAPRLLEDRYSVLDAVVFGSLMISLLRHADRVTSASLAQLVNVIAPIMTEPGGPAWRQTTFYPFSLTAQLARGVALELKLDSPTHETAKFGAVPVVDAVATHDPDSDAITVFAVNRSLTDAVTLDIDAVALGRGISSARATSIFDEDIHAANTLEHPDRVTPKSNASVEVADGSISVTLPPCSWTVLTAE, translated from the coding sequence ATGATCCGCGCACATCTCACCATCGACCCGCACTTCACGGTCGGTGCCATCAATCGTCGGCTGTTCGGCTCGTTCGTCGAGCACCTCGGCCGGTGCGTCTACGACGGGATCTACGAGCCGGGTCATCCCTCCGCCGACGAGGAGGGTTTCCGCACCGACGTCATCGAGCTGGTGCGAGAGCTGGGGGTGTCGGCCATCCGCTACCCCGGCGGGAACTTCGTCTCGGGGTACCGGTGGGAGGACGGTGTGGGTCCGCGCGCGGACCGGCCACGGCGACTTGACCTGGCGTGGCACTCGACCGAGACGAACGAGATCGGCCTCGATGAGTTCGCCTCGTGGACGGCGAAGGTCGACGGCGAGCTGATGTACGCGGTGAACCTCGGGACGAGGGGTGTGCTCGAGGCCCTGGACGTGCTCGAGTACGCCAACCTCCGCTCGGGCACCCGCCTGTCCGATCAGCGCGTCGCCAACGGTCATCCCGAACCCCACGACGTCCGCATGTGGTGCCTCGGCAACGAGATGGACGGCCCGTGGCAGCTCGGCTATAGCACGGCGGAGAACTATGCGCAGCTGGCCGCGACGACAGCGCGCGCGATGCGTCAGTTCGACCCCGACCTCGAACTCGTCGTGTGCGGCAGCTCGGGCGCCGGCATGCCCACCTTCGGCGAGTGGGAGCGCATCGTTCTGGAGCAGACCTACGAGAACGTCGACTACATCTCCTGTCACGCCTACTACGAGCCCGAGGGCGACGATCTCGCCAGCTTCCTCGCCTCGGGCGTCGACATGGACCGCTTCATCGAGGCGGTCGTGGCGACCGCCGACCACGTGAAGGCGCTCAAGCGCAGCGACAAGACGATCGACATCTCCTTCGACGAGTGGAACGTCTGGTACCAGTCCCGCTACAACGACGTCGACAAGATCACGGATGTCGCGGACTGGCCGGTCGCGCCGCGGCTGCTGGAGGACCGCTACTCAGTGCTCGACGCGGTCGTCTTCGGCAGCCTCATGATCTCGCTCCTCCGGCACGCCGACCGGGTGACCTCGGCGAGCCTCGCGCAGCTGGTGAACGTCATCGCGCCGATCATGACCGAGCCCGGCGGGCCCGCATGGCGGCAGACCACCTTTTACCCCTTCTCTCTCACCGCGCAACTCGCACGCGGGGTCGCTCTCGAGCTCAAGCTCGACAGCCCGACCCACGAGACCGCGAAGTTCGGCGCGGTACCGGTCGTCGATGCGGTCGCCACGCACGATCCCGACAGCGATGCCATCACGGTCTTCGCCGTCAACCGCAGCCTCACCGATGCCGTGACGCTCGACATCGATGCGGTGGCACTGGGTCGGGGCATCTCGTCAGCTCGGGCGACGTCGATCTTCGACGAGGACATCCACGCTGCGAACACTCTCGAGCACCCCGATCGGGTGACGCCGAAGAGCAACGCGTCGGTCGAGGTCGCAGACGGATCGATCAGCGTGACGCTGCCGCCCTGTTCGTGGACGGTGCTCACCGCGGAGTGA
- a CDS encoding DUF2207 domain-containing protein, producing the protein MPRTRRATVLVLTALLGMVGLAGLVVPAPPASASGDVDDFVFESMDAEFTLGREDDDTSTLRVVETFVAVFPENQNRGLRREIPAEYNGQPTFPELVSVTDDAGNARPAEVETDGDVMVVTSRADDFLSGRQIFVFTYTLRNVTDSFADTSDEFYWDVNGNGWQQPFGEVTATLVVPPELADALTGAEACYVGQFGDVGTCPIDAADAPAGAVITAGSQDLAPGETLTMAVGFETGTFARFDGSYLASGWGWAQGAAGIAGLGMLGAAIVVHRRSLRNAPGRPTIIAEFTPPPGIDALESALLLGKTAKAIPAEVLEQAVVGSIRILEGEKRWFGGAKLQAELIDADRADRDGRMLLEGLFDEELRPGEVYEFGGNDTHFSRTAQKILAAGRAELKNRGLYRAIPVRVRAWPIAGALVVGVLIVLFGVFALAGSVDPLVPILGIVLGAGLTVVTVAVLSARPLSAEGAEVRDHLQGLKVFIEWAEADRIRMLQSPAGAERRPIDIGDPREMLHLYERLLPYAVVFGQEKEWAQHLAVYYGDDTPGWYIGTSGFNAAAFSAGIGSLSATAASSSSSGGSSGGGSAGGGGGGGGGGGV; encoded by the coding sequence ATGCCGCGAACGCGTCGGGCCACCGTCCTCGTGCTGACCGCCCTCCTCGGGATGGTCGGTCTCGCCGGTCTTGTGGTCCCGGCCCCACCCGCCTCGGCGTCGGGCGATGTCGACGACTTCGTCTTCGAGAGCATGGATGCCGAGTTCACCCTCGGACGCGAGGACGACGACACCAGCACGCTCCGCGTCGTCGAGACCTTCGTCGCCGTCTTCCCCGAGAACCAGAACCGGGGCCTTCGTCGCGAGATCCCCGCCGAGTACAACGGCCAGCCGACCTTCCCCGAGCTGGTGTCGGTCACCGACGACGCGGGGAATGCGCGGCCCGCCGAGGTCGAGACCGACGGCGATGTCATGGTGGTCACCTCGCGCGCCGACGACTTCCTCTCCGGCCGACAGATCTTCGTCTTCACCTACACTCTCCGCAACGTCACCGATTCGTTCGCCGACACCAGCGACGAGTTCTACTGGGACGTCAACGGCAACGGCTGGCAGCAGCCCTTCGGCGAGGTGACGGCCACCCTGGTGGTTCCCCCCGAGCTCGCCGACGCGCTGACCGGCGCCGAAGCCTGCTACGTCGGACAGTTCGGCGACGTGGGCACGTGTCCCATCGATGCCGCCGACGCGCCCGCGGGCGCCGTCATCACGGCGGGATCACAGGATCTCGCCCCGGGGGAGACGCTCACGATGGCGGTGGGATTCGAGACCGGCACCTTCGCCCGTTTCGACGGCTCGTACCTGGCATCGGGGTGGGGCTGGGCGCAGGGGGCTGCCGGCATCGCCGGCCTCGGCATGCTCGGGGCGGCGATCGTCGTCCATCGCCGGTCGCTGCGCAACGCCCCGGGTCGGCCGACGATCATCGCGGAGTTCACCCCGCCGCCCGGCATCGACGCCCTGGAGAGCGCGCTGCTGCTGGGCAAGACGGCGAAGGCGATCCCGGCCGAGGTGCTCGAGCAGGCGGTGGTCGGCAGCATCCGGATCCTCGAGGGCGAGAAGCGCTGGTTCGGCGGTGCGAAGCTCCAGGCCGAGCTCATCGACGCCGATCGCGCCGACCGCGATGGACGGATGCTGCTGGAGGGCCTCTTCGACGAGGAGCTCCGTCCCGGCGAGGTCTACGAGTTCGGCGGCAACGACACCCACTTCTCCCGCACGGCGCAGAAGATCCTCGCCGCGGGGCGCGCGGAGCTGAAGAACCGCGGTCTGTACCGCGCGATTCCGGTGCGGGTGCGTGCCTGGCCGATCGCCGGTGCCCTCGTCGTCGGGGTGCTCATCGTCCTGTTCGGCGTGTTCGCGCTGGCGGGCTCGGTCGATCCGCTGGTGCCGATCCTCGGCATCGTGCTCGGCGCGGGCCTGACGGTCGTGACGGTCGCGGTGCTCTCCGCCCGGCCGCTGAGCGCCGAGGGCGCGGAAGTGCGCGACCACCTGCAGGGGTTGAAGGTGTTCATCGAGTGGGCCGAGGCTGACCGCATCCGGATGCTGCAGTCGCCGGCCGGTGCCGAACGCCGGCCGATCGACATCGGAGACCCTCGGGAGATGCTCCATCTCTACGAGCGGCTGCTGCCCTACGCGGTGGTGTTCGGGCAGGAGAAGGAGTGGGCCCAGCACCTCGCGGTCTACTACGGCGACGACACTCCGGGCTGGTACATCGGCACGTCGGGGTTCAATGCCGCGGCCTTCTCGGCGGGGATCGGCAGCCTGTCCGCCACGGCGGCGTCCTCGTCGAGCTCCGGAGGCTCGAGCGGCGGCGGCTCGGCGGGGGGCGGGGGCGGCGGGGGCGGGGGAGGCGGAGTCTGA
- a CDS encoding MarR family winged helix-turn-helix transcriptional regulator has protein sequence MNDRRLAVEAWESLFRAQHELFADLGRDFTDAPLQQGEYDVLLTVTRAPGMTARLRDITRFMLVSQPSVSRLVDRMVARGYVTKCPDPDDGRGSLVRATEAGARAFREVARVHAAHIAARMSALTEDELTQLRELTTKLRTAGTPAG, from the coding sequence GTGAACGATCGTCGCCTGGCCGTCGAGGCGTGGGAAAGCCTTTTTCGTGCGCAGCACGAGCTGTTCGCCGATCTCGGCCGCGACTTCACCGACGCGCCCCTGCAGCAGGGCGAGTACGACGTGCTGCTGACGGTGACCCGCGCGCCCGGCATGACGGCGCGGCTGCGCGACATCACGCGCTTTATGCTCGTCAGTCAGCCCTCTGTGTCGCGGCTGGTGGATCGGATGGTCGCGCGGGGCTACGTCACGAAGTGCCCCGACCCCGATGACGGGCGCGGTTCCCTCGTCCGGGCGACCGAGGCGGGGGCGCGCGCGTTCCGCGAGGTGGCGCGCGTGCACGCCGCGCACATCGCGGCCCGGATGTCGGCACTGACCGAGGACGAGCTCACGCAGCTGCGAGAGCTCACCACCAAGCTCCGGACGGCCGGCACCCCCGCCGGGTGA
- a CDS encoding Hsp20/alpha crystallin family protein, with protein MATYDPFRDLDRLATSFFDVRRGPRRMPMDLYRDGDHYVLTADLPGIDPGSVDVDVDGQLLTIRAERTLSAGEGVKWITREREAASFVRQLNLGQGIDTDRISASYSNGVLSVTIPVSEKAKPRKIEVATEEGAQVLQAHETASASQAADHPQPVEQ; from the coding sequence ATGGCAACGTACGACCCGTTCCGTGACCTCGACCGTCTGGCGACGAGCTTCTTCGACGTGCGCCGCGGCCCGCGCCGTATGCCGATGGACCTCTACCGCGACGGCGACCACTACGTCCTCACCGCCGACCTCCCGGGAATCGATCCGGGCTCGGTCGATGTCGACGTCGACGGTCAGCTGCTGACCATCCGCGCCGAGCGCACGCTCAGTGCCGGTGAAGGCGTGAAGTGGATCACCCGCGAGCGCGAGGCGGCGAGCTTCGTGCGGCAGCTGAACCTCGGTCAGGGGATCGACACCGACCGCATCTCGGCGAGCTACAGCAACGGGGTGCTGAGCGTCACCATCCCCGTCAGCGAGAAGGCCAAGCCCCGCAAGATCGAGGTCGCGACCGAGGAAGGCGCCCAGGTCCTCCAGGCGCACGAGACGGCCTCCGCGTCGCAGGCCGCCGACCACCCGCAGCCGGTCGAGCAGTAG
- a CDS encoding alpha-amylase family protein, whose product MRITDTSDLWWKSAVVYCLDVETYFDSDGDGVGDLQGLAARIDYLAQLGVTCLWLMPIYPSPDLDDGYDVADFYGIDPRLGSFGDFVEGVRTARDRGMRVIVDLVVNHTSDRHPWFLAAKRSKDSPFRDFYIWRSDPPPKGQKNPVFPGEADGIWELEEKTGEWYLHSFYEHQPDLNIANPKVRDEIAKTVGFWLQLGVSGFRVDAVPSLLEIPEMADPHQYLRSVRQFLQRRSSEAILLGEVNLPYDEQVVYFGGEDGDELTMQFDFLAMQRLYLSLVRHDPAPLIGALQSRPDLPTEAQFANFVRNHDELTLDQLSDDERQEVFEALAPDESQRVFGRGIVRRLPTMLGGDPRRIRMAYSLLFTLPGTPVLFYGEEIGMGENTDDKSREAVRTPMQWSAERNGGFSDAAPSRLPAQLPGDGYAPAHVNVADQIEDRDSLLHFIRDLVARYRISPELGWGSLEIIAHDAPAVMVHRLTADVGSMVAVHNFADVPTMISFALPEEPDGTQLVDLLAADRLPLDEKGNVRMEIAPYGFRWLRVSRPGDGRVS is encoded by the coding sequence ATGAGGATCACCGACACCAGCGATCTGTGGTGGAAGAGTGCGGTCGTCTACTGCCTGGACGTCGAGACCTACTTCGACTCCGACGGCGACGGCGTCGGCGACCTGCAGGGCCTCGCCGCGCGCATCGACTACCTCGCGCAGCTCGGCGTCACCTGCCTGTGGCTGATGCCGATCTACCCGAGCCCGGATCTCGACGACGGCTACGACGTGGCCGACTTCTACGGCATCGACCCGCGGCTGGGATCGTTCGGCGACTTCGTCGAGGGGGTGCGCACGGCGCGCGACCGCGGCATGCGCGTGATCGTCGATCTCGTCGTCAACCACACCTCCGACCGCCACCCCTGGTTCCTCGCGGCCAAGCGCAGCAAGGACTCGCCGTTCCGCGACTTCTACATCTGGCGGAGCGACCCGCCGCCCAAGGGCCAGAAGAACCCGGTGTTCCCGGGCGAGGCGGACGGCATCTGGGAACTCGAGGAGAAGACGGGGGAGTGGTACCTCCACAGCTTCTACGAGCACCAGCCCGACCTGAACATCGCCAATCCGAAGGTGCGCGACGAGATCGCCAAGACCGTCGGGTTCTGGCTGCAGCTCGGGGTGTCGGGATTCCGCGTCGACGCGGTGCCGTCACTGCTGGAGATCCCCGAGATGGCCGACCCGCATCAGTACCTCCGCAGCGTCCGCCAGTTCCTCCAGCGCCGATCGAGCGAGGCCATCCTCCTCGGCGAGGTCAACCTGCCCTACGACGAGCAGGTGGTGTACTTCGGCGGCGAGGACGGCGACGAGCTCACCATGCAGTTCGACTTCCTCGCGATGCAGCGGCTCTACCTGTCGCTCGTGCGGCACGACCCCGCGCCCCTCATCGGGGCGCTGCAGTCGCGGCCGGACCTTCCGACCGAGGCGCAGTTCGCCAACTTCGTGCGCAACCACGACGAGCTCACCCTGGATCAGCTGAGTGACGACGAGCGTCAGGAGGTCTTCGAGGCGCTCGCGCCCGACGAGAGCCAGCGGGTCTTCGGCCGCGGAATCGTCCGGCGGCTCCCGACGATGCTCGGCGGCGATCCCCGTCGCATCCGCATGGCCTACAGCCTGCTGTTCACCCTCCCCGGGACCCCCGTGCTCTTCTACGGCGAAGAGATCGGCATGGGCGAGAACACCGACGACAAGAGCCGCGAGGCGGTGCGGACGCCGATGCAGTGGTCGGCCGAGCGCAACGGGGGATTCTCGGATGCCGCGCCGTCGCGTCTTCCCGCGCAGCTGCCGGGCGACGGGTACGCGCCGGCCCATGTGAACGTGGCGGATCAGATCGAGGATCGCGACTCGCTCCTGCACTTCATCCGCGACCTCGTCGCGCGCTACCGCATCTCACCCGAACTCGGCTGGGGGTCGCTGGAGATCATCGCCCACGATGCGCCCGCGGTCATGGTGCACCGGCTCACCGCCGACGTCGGGTCGATGGTGGCCGTGCACAACTTCGCCGACGTGCCGACGATGATCTCGTTCGCCCTGCCCGAGGAGCCGGATGGGACGCAGCTGGTCGATCTGCTCGCCGCCGACCGTCTGCCGTTGGACGAGAAGGGGAACGTCCGCATGGAGATCGCCCCCTACGGATTCCGGTGGCTGCGGGTGTCTCGGCCCGGTGACGGGCGGGTCAGCTGA
- a CDS encoding TIGR03885 family FMN-dependent LLM class oxidoreductase, protein MVVIGFHASHEQIPPSALLRDVQGAEAAGFDAAMCSDHLSPWGVRQGESGFAWSWLAAALATTRLSFGVVTAPGQRYHPVVHAQAIATLGEMFPGRFWAALGSGEAMNEHVTGDRWPEKDVRNARLLESATVMRRLLAGEEVSHDGLIRVDRARVWSRPEVPPPFLAAAVSTQTARWAGSWADGFATVAQAPEVLRDVIDAYREGGGTGPLVLQVHVSFAETDAEAIALAKDQWPNGLVSPPEAWDFEQPEDFDRAVGQPDEGQLRNAVLVDHDPAALAERIADLVDIGFDRVYLHHVGRDQTDFLAASERSILPRLRELV, encoded by the coding sequence ATGGTCGTCATCGGATTCCACGCCTCGCACGAACAGATCCCGCCGAGCGCATTGCTGCGCGATGTCCAGGGTGCCGAGGCCGCCGGCTTCGACGCCGCGATGTGCTCCGACCATCTGTCGCCGTGGGGTGTCCGGCAGGGCGAGTCGGGGTTCGCCTGGTCGTGGCTGGCCGCCGCCCTGGCGACCACGCGGCTGTCGTTCGGCGTGGTGACCGCCCCCGGGCAGCGATACCACCCGGTCGTCCACGCCCAGGCGATCGCGACGCTCGGTGAGATGTTCCCCGGGCGGTTCTGGGCCGCGCTCGGCAGCGGTGAGGCGATGAACGAGCACGTCACCGGTGACAGGTGGCCGGAGAAGGACGTCCGCAACGCCCGGCTGCTCGAGAGCGCCACGGTCATGCGCCGGCTCCTCGCCGGCGAGGAGGTCAGTCACGACGGACTCATCCGCGTCGACCGGGCGCGGGTGTGGTCGCGGCCCGAGGTACCGCCGCCGTTCCTCGCCGCGGCCGTGAGCACGCAGACCGCCCGATGGGCGGGGTCGTGGGCGGACGGCTTCGCGACGGTCGCCCAGGCGCCCGAGGTGCTCCGCGACGTGATCGACGCGTACCGCGAGGGTGGTGGGACCGGACCCCTGGTGCTGCAGGTGCACGTGAGCTTCGCCGAGACCGACGCCGAGGCCATCGCGCTGGCGAAGGATCAGTGGCCGAACGGACTGGTGTCGCCGCCCGAGGCATGGGACTTCGAGCAGCCCGAGGACTTCGACCGCGCCGTCGGACAACCCGACGAGGGCCAGCTGCGCAACGCGGTGCTGGTCGATCATGATCCGGCGGCGCTCGCCGAGCGCATCGCCGACCTCGTCGACATCGGCTTCGACCGCGTGTACCTCCACCACGTCGGGCGCGACCAGACCGACTTTCTCGCGGCGTCCGAGCGCAGCATCCTCCCTCGTCTGCGGGAGCTCGTATGA
- a CDS encoding HAMP domain-containing sensor histidine kinase — protein sequence MTRRRWTLRRTLVVGTACVVAGGFLVTGATTVVALQSFVYERLDAQVLEGLEFAAGRSGEGAPDDARTPDPTDERPTPAPRAGTLQVVLDGDGDVVSSQYVTPTGAELVLTDEQIDTVEAADLAPRTPTTITLADLGAFRVAADTGGGTTVVAGLPLEEVTATTSALTVILVAVAGGSLVVVVIALSVFVRRTLRPLDRVADVAQRVAARPLSEGAVDIPDRVAPADVDAHAEVGRVGASLNTLLGHIEAALAARHRSEERLRRFIADASHELRTPLASIRGYAQLSLGEAAPMTPTQERSFDRIAAESERMASLVDDLLLLARLDAGQPLRREPVSLALLAIDAVSDAHAADPTRDWRLDISEEQIEVVGDENRLRQVILNLLRNARTHTPQGTIVTTRLARDGDVAVLEVEDDGPGIDPAIREVLFERFVRGDSSRNRDAGSTGLGLSIAQAIVGAHGGSIGVRSAPGRTVFSVRLPL from the coding sequence ATGACGCGTCGGAGATGGACGCTGCGGCGCACCCTGGTCGTCGGGACCGCGTGCGTCGTCGCCGGGGGATTCCTCGTGACGGGGGCGACCACGGTGGTGGCGCTGCAGTCGTTCGTCTACGAGCGACTCGATGCCCAGGTCCTGGAGGGACTGGAGTTCGCGGCGGGCCGCAGCGGGGAGGGGGCTCCCGACGATGCCCGCACCCCCGACCCCACCGACGAGCGGCCCACCCCGGCGCCGCGGGCGGGGACCCTGCAGGTCGTGCTCGACGGCGATGGCGACGTCGTCAGCTCGCAGTACGTCACGCCGACGGGTGCCGAACTTGTCCTGACCGACGAGCAGATCGACACCGTCGAGGCCGCCGATCTCGCCCCGCGGACACCGACGACGATCACCCTCGCCGACCTCGGCGCGTTCCGTGTGGCCGCCGACACCGGCGGCGGGACGACGGTGGTCGCGGGGCTCCCCCTGGAAGAGGTCACCGCGACCACATCCGCGTTAACCGTCATCCTCGTCGCGGTCGCCGGCGGGTCCCTCGTCGTCGTCGTCATCGCCCTCTCGGTCTTCGTGCGGCGGACGCTCCGACCCCTCGACCGGGTCGCCGACGTCGCGCAGCGGGTGGCCGCCCGTCCCCTCTCGGAGGGGGCCGTGGACATTCCCGACCGCGTCGCCCCGGCAGACGTCGATGCGCATGCCGAGGTGGGGCGCGTGGGAGCGAGCCTCAACACGCTCCTCGGGCACATCGAGGCGGCCCTGGCCGCACGGCATCGCAGCGAGGAGCGGCTCCGCCGCTTCATCGCCGACGCCAGTCACGAGCTGCGGACGCCACTGGCGTCGATCCGCGGGTACGCGCAGCTCTCGCTCGGCGAGGCTGCCCCGATGACGCCGACGCAGGAGAGGTCGTTCGATCGGATCGCCGCCGAATCGGAGCGGATGGCGTCGCTCGTCGACGACCTCCTCCTCCTGGCCCGGCTCGACGCCGGACAGCCGCTGCGACGCGAGCCGGTGAGCCTCGCCCTCCTCGCCATCGACGCCGTCAGCGACGCGCACGCTGCGGACCCCACGCGCGACTGGCGCCTGGACATCAGCGAGGAGCAGATCGAGGTCGTCGGGGATGAGAATCGGCTGCGCCAGGTCATCCTAAATCTGCTGCGGAACGCGCGCACACACACCCCGCAGGGCACGATCGTCACGACGAGACTGGCGCGCGACGGCGATGTCGCGGTGCTCGAGGTCGAGGACGACGGCCCCGGCATCGATCCGGCCATCCGCGAGGTGCTCTTCGAGAGATTCGTCCGGGGCGATTCCTCCCGCAATCGGGATGCCGGGAGCACGGGCCTCGGACTCTCGATCGCGCAGGCCATCGTCGGTGCGCACGGCGGATCCATCGGCGTCCGCAGCGCCCCGGGCCGGACGGTCTTCTCGGTCCGTCTGCCGCTCTGA
- a CDS encoding response regulator transcription factor encodes MTAPASLTRPDGTPIRALIVDDEANLSDLLRMAMAHEGWDARTAGNGQEALNMVREFAPDILVLDIMMPGLDGMEVLTRVRASGNDVPVLFLTAKDAVDDRIAGIAAGGDDYVTKPFNLEEVVVRLRNMARRHVAVVAANDPRLKVGDLTLDEETYEVERDGTAIRLTAKEFELLRYLMQNPRRVLSKAQILDQVWSYDFGGNSSVVEIYISYLRKKIDTLGEPLIHTVRGVGYTIKPVS; translated from the coding sequence ATGACCGCACCCGCATCGTTGACGCGTCCGGACGGAACCCCGATCCGCGCGCTGATCGTCGACGACGAGGCCAACCTGAGCGATCTGCTCCGCATGGCGATGGCCCATGAAGGATGGGATGCGCGCACCGCCGGCAATGGTCAGGAGGCGCTGAACATGGTGCGCGAGTTCGCCCCCGACATCCTCGTCCTCGACATCATGATGCCGGGACTGGACGGCATGGAGGTGCTCACCCGGGTGCGCGCGAGTGGGAACGATGTGCCCGTGCTGTTCCTCACCGCCAAGGACGCCGTCGACGATCGCATCGCCGGCATCGCCGCGGGCGGCGACGACTACGTCACCAAGCCCTTCAACCTCGAAGAGGTCGTGGTGCGGCTGCGGAACATGGCGCGGCGACACGTCGCCGTAGTGGCAGCGAACGACCCTCGACTGAAGGTGGGAGACCTCACGCTCGATGAGGAGACCTACGAGGTCGAGCGCGACGGCACCGCGATCAGGCTGACCGCGAAGGAGTTCGAGCTGCTGCGCTATCTCATGCAGAACCCGCGGCGCGTGCTGAGCAAAGCGCAGATCCTCGACCAGGTGTGGAGCTACGATTTCGGCGGCAACTCGAGCGTGGTGGAGATCTACATCTCCTATTTGCGGAAGAAGATCGACACGCTCGGCGAACCGCTCATCCACACCGTGCGGGGGGTCGGTTACACCATCAAGCCCGTCTCATGA
- a CDS encoding carbohydrate ABC transporter permease, translating to MSVTPVERPKTRRASGKLVERRSDPRRVGGRIPLNIVLALLMIYFLIPFWWLIVNSSKDAASLFGGGSALWFSGDIDYVQNFTDLFTYGGGIYARWLGNSALYAIAGGLGATALAVLAGYGFAKYSFAGRRFGFAVILGAVMVPTTALVIPTFVLFAEAGLTNTIWAVILPTLLNPFGVYLMCVYARDAVPDELLDAARVDGAGEFRTFLTVALPLLRPAMVTVLLLSVVASWNNYFLPLVMLSDNRLFPVTVGIGLWQSTASSYGAAGGQTLWSIIILGSLVSVIPLIIAFLTLQRYWRGGLAIGSLK from the coding sequence ATGAGCGTCACTCCGGTGGAGCGCCCGAAGACGCGGCGCGCTTCGGGCAAGCTCGTCGAACGGCGATCGGACCCTCGACGTGTCGGCGGTCGCATCCCGCTCAACATCGTCCTCGCCCTCCTGATGATCTACTTCCTCATCCCGTTCTGGTGGCTCATCGTCAACAGCTCGAAGGACGCCGCGAGCCTGTTCGGCGGCGGAAGTGCCCTGTGGTTCAGCGGCGACATCGACTACGTCCAGAACTTCACCGACCTCTTCACCTACGGCGGCGGCATCTACGCGCGGTGGCTGGGCAACTCCGCGCTGTATGCCATCGCCGGCGGACTCGGCGCCACGGCGCTCGCCGTGCTCGCCGGATACGGCTTCGCGAAGTACAGCTTCGCGGGTCGCCGATTCGGCTTCGCCGTCATCTTGGGTGCCGTCATGGTGCCGACGACCGCCCTCGTCATCCCCACCTTCGTGCTGTTCGCCGAGGCGGGGCTCACCAACACCATCTGGGCGGTGATCCTGCCGACCCTGCTGAACCCGTTCGGCGTATATCTGATGTGCGTGTACGCGCGGGACGCGGTTCCCGATGAGCTCCTGGACGCTGCGCGCGTGGACGGAGCGGGCGAGTTCCGGACGTTCCTGACCGTCGCCCTCCCGCTCCTGCGCCCCGCCATGGTGACGGTGCTGCTGCTGTCGGTGGTCGCGTCGTGGAACAATTACTTCCTCCCGCTGGTGATGCTCTCGGACAACCGCCTGTTCCCGGTCACCGTCGGGATCGGCCTGTGGCAGTCGACCGCTTCGTCGTACGGCGCAGCGGGCGGGCAGACCCTCTGGAGCATCATCATCCTCGGCTCGCTCGTGTCCGTCATCCCACTGATCATCGCGTTCCTCACCCTGCAGCGGTACTGGCGGGGCGGGCTCGCGATCGGAAGCCTGAAGTAG